One genomic window of Luteitalea pratensis includes the following:
- a CDS encoding aminotransferase class V-fold PLP-dependent enzyme: MTPETHTIEGGFSRRGFLGRLAGGSTAALVGLTDTRTAFAGTLQSVRATGADGRSDGGYWEKVRKQFMLEDGFAYLNTGTLGPTPRPVWEAMNEYWRLMAVNPNENSAVFQNHVEQIRTKVAAFVGATPDEIAITRNTTEGNTILCQGLDLAPGDEILITAYEHASNRETQMRHAKRRGLVVKEVQFPMPPANPQVIIDAFAAAITPKTRVMHFGNPLGGYGCIMPAKQLADLAHSKKILCFVDGAHATGMFQFSLKEWGVDGFACNSHKWLCGAAGAGVLFVKRDVQERVAPVMGIYRDEPAGARKYDQLSRRPWPTVMTFEDIIDFHTAIGSARIEARARALGEFVRTGLAAIPKVKIYTPMDPAMSCGTTTAGIDGVPGAQIREYLRQKYDTYVPGGSDRIRISTHYFNTFDQADRVIKAYRELASGVS; this comes from the coding sequence GTGACACCAGAGACGCACACAATCGAAGGCGGGTTCTCACGGCGGGGCTTCCTGGGGCGGCTTGCCGGTGGATCCACCGCCGCACTCGTCGGTCTCACCGACACGAGAACCGCCTTTGCAGGTACCTTGCAATCGGTGCGTGCAACCGGCGCCGACGGCCGGTCGGACGGTGGCTACTGGGAGAAGGTCCGCAAGCAGTTCATGCTCGAGGACGGGTTCGCCTACCTGAACACGGGGACGCTCGGTCCCACGCCCCGTCCCGTCTGGGAGGCGATGAACGAGTACTGGCGGCTGATGGCCGTCAATCCCAACGAGAACAGCGCGGTCTTCCAGAACCACGTCGAGCAGATCCGCACGAAAGTGGCTGCCTTCGTCGGCGCAACGCCGGACGAGATCGCGATCACCCGGAACACCACCGAGGGGAACACCATTCTCTGCCAGGGGCTCGACCTAGCCCCGGGCGACGAGATCCTTATCACCGCGTATGAGCACGCGAGCAATCGCGAGACACAGATGCGCCACGCGAAGCGTCGCGGCCTCGTCGTGAAGGAGGTGCAGTTCCCCATGCCACCTGCGAACCCGCAGGTCATCATCGACGCCTTCGCCGCGGCCATCACGCCGAAGACGCGTGTCATGCACTTCGGCAACCCGCTCGGTGGATATGGCTGCATCATGCCGGCGAAGCAATTGGCAGACCTGGCCCACAGCAAGAAGATCCTCTGCTTCGTGGATGGCGCGCACGCGACGGGCATGTTCCAGTTCAGCCTGAAGGAGTGGGGCGTCGACGGTTTCGCCTGCAATTCGCACAAGTGGCTGTGTGGGGCTGCTGGCGCGGGGGTCCTGTTCGTGAAGCGCGACGTTCAGGAACGAGTGGCGCCCGTCATGGGCATCTACCGCGACGAACCGGCGGGCGCACGGAAGTATGACCAGCTGAGCCGTCGACCGTGGCCCACTGTGATGACATTCGAGGACATCATCGACTTCCACACGGCGATCGGCAGCGCGCGCATCGAGGCACGTGCACGGGCTCTGGGCGAATTCGTACGGACCGGCCTCGCCGCGATCCCGAAGGTGAAGATCTACACACCGATGGATCCCGCGATGTCGTGCGGTACGACCACCGCGGGGATTGACGGCGTGCCCGGCGCGCAGATCAGGGAATACCTACGACAGAAGTACGACACCTACGTGCCAGGTGGGTCGGATCGGATACGCATCTCGACTCACTACTTCAACACCTTCGACCAGGCCGACCGCGTGATCAAGGCCTACCGCGAGCTGGCTTCGGGGGTGTCGTAG
- a CDS encoding CehA/McbA family metallohydrolase has protein sequence MRRSLILLALLFAATLRGSGNGPAAVRPDYPASKHGGTYMFNYYLPPAPSATAWSPAWSPDGKWIAVAMQGSIWKVDPANGTASEVSYNAKYHASPTWSPDGRWIVYTADDDGSSIQLEAVDVQTGESHALTNDGHLYADPAFSPDGSRLAYVSTKPNGYFNVYVRAIKDGRWTGEEIAVTQDNNYGNERLYFGAWDMHTQPSWLPGSDALVLVSNRNAPLGSGNVWRVPVEANAMPKATLVLQEETLYRTRPDVSREGKRIIFSSSRGAADQFNHLYLVPTGGGEPYKLTFGDHDEFHPRWSPDGERIAYISNEGGLPQLWVLETYGGAKTQVRIQSRQWRRPMGRVHVRVVDGVTGASTAARVYADGADGKAYMPPDVYARIASTRMTRRLNGHVFHASGDFTLEAPPGRLSLEAVKGFEYQPSAAEVEVKADATTQATLTLRPIVDMAAKGWYGGSTHAHMNYAGNLRNTPEHMMLMGRAEDVDVVNILAANKDSRVFDHQYFEKGGGEHSSSVGQPDVKVIVGEEYRPPFWGHVFYIGLADHLISPFTTGYQGSALESLYPSNTDMFRKALAQGAAVGYVHAFGGDRDPLDGSLGGAKGFAMDAALGTIHGLEWSGSSRGSYTVLHHALNNDLRIAPVGGEDANTSLHRHTMMGSIRTYAYTGRTFTAETWRDAIKAGRTFFSNGPLLEFTIDGQLPGDSVQLTAPGAVTLKAEVWSFQPLTKVMVYRNGQIWKEISLKDGGTRARFEERVEVSDSGWYALSVEGAPAFAPVDPSFPQAGTSAIRVYVGDRKIRNRASAEYFMRWLDKLKGMSEKWPGWGSQVEKDRVFAQIREARQRYEQFAKEAQ, from the coding sequence ATGCGGCGCTCGCTCATCCTGCTCGCCCTCCTCTTCGCTGCCACGCTAAGAGGGAGCGGCAATGGCCCGGCCGCGGTGCGGCCCGATTATCCCGCGTCCAAGCACGGCGGGACGTACATGTTCAACTATTACTTGCCGCCTGCGCCGAGTGCCACGGCATGGTCGCCGGCGTGGTCGCCTGACGGCAAGTGGATTGCCGTGGCCATGCAAGGCTCCATCTGGAAGGTGGACCCGGCAAACGGCACGGCCTCCGAGGTGAGCTACAACGCAAAGTATCACGCGTCGCCGACTTGGTCGCCTGACGGCCGCTGGATCGTGTATACGGCCGACGATGATGGGAGCAGCATTCAACTGGAGGCGGTCGACGTCCAGACTGGAGAGTCGCACGCCCTCACGAATGATGGCCACCTGTATGCCGACCCGGCGTTTTCGCCCGATGGCAGTCGACTGGCCTACGTCTCCACGAAGCCGAATGGCTACTTCAACGTCTACGTCCGCGCCATCAAGGACGGCCGCTGGACGGGCGAGGAGATCGCCGTCACGCAGGACAACAACTACGGAAACGAACGACTGTACTTCGGTGCGTGGGACATGCATACGCAGCCCTCGTGGCTGCCTGGCAGCGATGCGCTGGTGCTGGTTTCCAACCGGAACGCGCCATTGGGTTCGGGCAACGTGTGGCGCGTGCCCGTGGAGGCGAACGCCATGCCGAAAGCCACGCTGGTCCTGCAGGAGGAGACGCTGTATCGCACCCGCCCTGATGTCTCCAGGGAGGGCAAGCGCATCATCTTCTCGTCGAGTCGAGGGGCCGCCGATCAATTCAATCACCTCTATCTCGTTCCGACGGGCGGGGGCGAACCCTACAAGCTCACCTTCGGCGACCACGACGAATTCCACCCTCGGTGGTCGCCAGACGGTGAACGAATCGCTTACATCTCGAACGAAGGAGGTCTGCCACAGCTCTGGGTGCTCGAGACTTATGGTGGTGCCAAAACGCAGGTGCGGATTCAGTCGCGCCAATGGCGGCGGCCCATGGGGCGCGTGCACGTGCGCGTGGTCGATGGCGTCACGGGCGCCAGTACCGCCGCTCGGGTCTATGCCGATGGTGCCGACGGCAAGGCCTACATGCCGCCGGACGTCTACGCCAGGATCGCCAGCACGCGCATGACGCGCCGGCTGAATGGCCATGTCTTCCATGCCAGCGGCGACTTCACTCTCGAGGCACCACCGGGCCGGCTGTCCCTCGAGGCTGTCAAGGGCTTTGAGTATCAACCCTCTGCCGCCGAGGTCGAAGTGAAGGCAGACGCGACGACGCAGGCGACGCTCACGCTGCGGCCGATCGTCGACATGGCCGCGAAAGGCTGGTACGGCGGCTCCACGCATGCGCACATGAACTACGCGGGTAATCTCCGCAATACGCCGGAGCACATGATGCTCATGGGGCGCGCCGAGGACGTCGACGTTGTCAACATACTCGCGGCCAACAAGGACAGCCGCGTCTTCGATCACCAGTACTTCGAGAAGGGCGGCGGCGAGCACTCGTCGTCGGTCGGGCAGCCGGACGTCAAGGTCATCGTGGGGGAGGAATACCGCCCGCCTTTCTGGGGGCACGTCTTCTACATCGGCCTTGCGGACCATCTGATTTCGCCCTTCACCACGGGATACCAGGGCAGCGCTCTCGAGAGTCTGTATCCGAGCAACACGGACATGTTCCGCAAGGCGCTCGCGCAGGGCGCAGCCGTGGGGTACGTGCATGCGTTCGGTGGCGACCGTGACCCTCTCGACGGAAGCCTGGGAGGCGCGAAAGGCTTCGCAATGGACGCGGCGCTGGGCACCATCCACGGTCTGGAGTGGTCAGGTTCGTCTCGCGGTTCGTACACGGTGTTGCACCATGCGCTCAACAACGACCTGCGCATTGCGCCCGTTGGCGGTGAGGACGCTAACACGAGCCTGCATCGCCACACGATGATGGGGAGCATTCGGACCTACGCCTACACGGGACGCACCTTCACGGCGGAAACTTGGAGGGACGCGATCAAGGCGGGCCGCACCTTCTTCAGTAACGGACCCCTCCTCGAGTTCACGATTGACGGCCAACTGCCGGGAGACTCCGTCCAGTTGACCGCGCCAGGAGCGGTCACGCTGAAGGCCGAAGTCTGGTCATTCCAACCGCTGACGAAAGTCATGGTTTACCGCAACGGCCAGATCTGGAAGGAGATCTCCCTGAAGGACGGCGGGACCCGCGCGCGCTTCGAAGAACGCGTCGAAGTGTCCGACAGCGGATGGTATGCGCTGTCGGTCGAAGGGGCGCCGGCCTTTGCGCCAGTCGACCCTTCCTTCCCGCAGGCAGGCACCAGCGCGATCAGGGTCTACGTCGGCGACCGGAAGATCAGGAATCGCGCGTCGGCCGAGTACTTCATGCGTTGGCTCGACAAGCTGAAGGGCATGTCCGAGAAGTGGCCCGGGTGGGGATCGCAGGTTGAAAAGGATCGTGTCTTCGCACAGATTCGCGAGGCGCGGCAGCGCTACGAGCAGTTCGCCAAGGAGGCGCAGTGA
- a CDS encoding PLP-dependent aminotransferase family protein, whose product MYIHVDRAAPIPPYRQIEDAIRSLIERGILNLGTRLPSSRDLATEVGVNRLTVHKAYQCLEADGLIATKVGSGTFVCAKATRAPSPDVPSDSADDPALRVWGPLFVNPRLATRALPSMAYAKECSASFVYAAPPPDLFPVEEFRHCTNYILKRRGTEVYRVGAAASGLPSLKEYLIGWLAQHDIVATERTLVITTGCQQTLDLTRKLLVGPDDSMLLENPSFPGAVGALSPSGTGLMPLPVHENAPLLDPSTLVNHQKRCKLIYVTPNFHNPTGLTMPMEQRRQLADIALQHSIPLIEDDVFGALRYEGAALPSLQSLCPRMVIHVGSFSKMLNPSLRLGWMVAPEPFAEQITVAKQVSDLHTSTLVQTAMDEFCRRGLMVRHLKRVRKIFRGRRDAMAEALRRYFPRDSRWSVPEGGLSMWVTLPDDMDTRDLLALAQDKGVQFLPGAIFYFSGVKHNCLRLSFATENEAVIDAGIRTLGDIIAKRRLRLVRPAVWQDRRAVI is encoded by the coding sequence ATGTACATTCACGTCGATCGAGCCGCGCCGATACCCCCGTACAGGCAGATCGAGGATGCCATCCGCAGCCTAATCGAGCGCGGCATCTTAAATCTCGGCACGAGACTGCCGAGTTCGCGTGACTTGGCCACGGAGGTCGGTGTCAATCGACTCACAGTGCATAAGGCCTACCAGTGCCTGGAGGCGGACGGCCTGATTGCGACGAAGGTCGGCAGCGGCACGTTCGTCTGTGCCAAAGCGACCCGCGCCCCCAGCCCCGATGTGCCCAGCGACTCGGCCGACGATCCTGCTCTCAGGGTGTGGGGCCCGCTCTTCGTGAATCCCCGCCTTGCGACCCGTGCGCTGCCGTCCATGGCTTACGCGAAGGAATGCAGCGCCTCGTTTGTGTATGCTGCGCCGCCCCCCGACCTGTTCCCCGTTGAGGAATTCCGGCACTGCACCAACTACATCCTCAAGCGGCGTGGCACCGAGGTCTATCGGGTAGGTGCCGCCGCAAGTGGCCTGCCATCCTTGAAGGAATACCTGATTGGCTGGCTCGCGCAGCACGACATTGTTGCAACGGAGCGGACCCTCGTCATCACAACGGGCTGCCAGCAAACGCTCGACCTGACGCGTAAGCTGCTCGTCGGTCCGGACGATTCAATGTTGCTCGAGAACCCCTCGTTCCCGGGCGCGGTGGGTGCGCTGTCGCCATCCGGGACGGGCCTGATGCCACTTCCGGTGCACGAGAACGCACCACTGCTGGATCCGTCAACGCTGGTCAACCATCAGAAACGCTGCAAGCTGATCTACGTCACACCGAACTTCCACAATCCGACCGGTCTAACCATGCCGATGGAGCAGCGGCGCCAGTTGGCGGATATCGCACTCCAGCACAGTATCCCGCTCATCGAAGACGATGTCTTCGGGGCGCTGCGGTACGAAGGCGCAGCATTGCCGTCGCTGCAGTCACTCTGTCCACGCATGGTGATCCACGTCGGCAGCTTCTCCAAGATGCTCAACCCCAGCCTCCGCCTCGGCTGGATGGTGGCACCCGAGCCGTTCGCCGAACAGATCACGGTCGCCAAACAGGTAAGCGACCTGCACACCAGTACCCTCGTGCAGACGGCGATGGACGAGTTCTGCCGGCGTGGGCTGATGGTTCGTCACCTGAAGCGGGTTCGGAAGATCTTCAGGGGACGTCGCGATGCGATGGCAGAGGCTTTGCGTCGCTACTTTCCTCGCGACTCACGTTGGTCGGTTCCCGAGGGCGGCTTGTCGATGTGGGTCACCCTGCCTGACGACATGGACACGCGGGACCTGCTTGCACTCGCGCAGGACAAAGGCGTGCAGTTCCTGCCAGGCGCGATCTTCTACTTCAGCGGCGTCAAGCACAATTGCCTGCGACTAAGCTTTGCGACCGAGAACGAAGCCGTGATCGACGCCGGCATCCGCACGCTGGGCGATATCATCGCGAAGCGTCGACTGCGCCTGGTACGACCGGCCGTGTGGCAAGACCGACGGGCTGTGATCTAG
- a CDS encoding aminotransferase class V-fold PLP-dependent enzyme, which yields MHSGWSRRAFLRVPVAGAAALSAVDVQTAFAREMKAPQAWKFDAGYWDRVRRNFHLQEGLAYLNTGTVGATPAPVLAAMNRYWQLMAENPNENSAVLQGRQEAIRAKAAAFIGADAAEVAILRNASEGNSLVCQGIDLAKGDEVLIGSLEHDSNRQPWLLRAKRAGIVVKEVPIGTPAESPQAIVDAFERAITGRTKVISVAHCDTVTGTITPLKQIAALAHSRGLLIFADGAQMLGATRVDVRDLDVDTYTTTCHKWLASPAGTGLLYIRKGLQDRIWPSVATENWWSYSDARKYDRVSRRPWPVVAALEHALDFQAAIGQVRIEQRIRELSQHFRREAARIPHVVLYTPQDPTMSAGITSLTLDNVAPDLAREYLRLHHDVYIAARTKGERYPADPNGVTGFRVSTHFYNTFEEVERVLTGLRALASGTAS from the coding sequence ATGCACAGCGGCTGGTCCAGACGTGCATTCCTCCGTGTGCCAGTGGCCGGCGCAGCCGCGCTGAGCGCCGTTGACGTGCAGACTGCCTTCGCGCGCGAGATGAAGGCACCGCAGGCGTGGAAGTTCGACGCAGGCTATTGGGACCGCGTGCGTCGAAATTTCCACCTCCAGGAGGGGCTGGCGTACCTCAACACCGGCACCGTGGGTGCGACACCAGCGCCGGTGCTCGCCGCCATGAACCGCTACTGGCAGCTCATGGCGGAGAATCCCAACGAGAACAGCGCCGTTCTTCAGGGCCGTCAGGAAGCGATTCGCGCGAAGGCCGCAGCCTTCATCGGCGCGGATGCTGCCGAGGTGGCCATCCTGCGAAATGCGTCAGAAGGCAACAGCCTGGTCTGTCAGGGCATCGACCTCGCCAAGGGCGACGAGGTGCTGATTGGTTCACTCGAACACGACAGCAACCGGCAGCCGTGGCTGCTCAGGGCGAAGCGCGCCGGAATCGTCGTGAAGGAAGTGCCGATCGGTACGCCCGCCGAGTCGCCACAGGCGATCGTGGATGCTTTCGAACGTGCCATCACGGGGCGGACGAAAGTGATCAGCGTCGCACATTGCGACACGGTCACCGGCACCATCACGCCGCTCAAGCAGATCGCGGCGCTTGCGCACAGCCGCGGCTTGTTGATCTTCGCTGATGGTGCACAGATGCTCGGGGCCACACGCGTGGACGTACGCGATCTGGATGTCGATACGTACACCACAACCTGTCACAAGTGGCTCGCGTCGCCGGCAGGCACCGGATTGCTGTACATCCGCAAGGGCCTTCAGGACCGCATCTGGCCGAGCGTCGCCACCGAGAACTGGTGGAGCTATTCCGATGCGCGCAAGTACGACCGTGTTAGCCGTCGGCCATGGCCCGTGGTTGCGGCTCTGGAGCACGCCCTCGATTTCCAGGCGGCGATTGGTCAGGTCCGCATCGAACAGCGCATTCGCGAGCTGAGCCAGCACTTCCGTCGCGAAGCGGCCCGCATCCCGCACGTCGTGCTCTACACCCCGCAGGACCCGACGATGTCGGCGGGCATCACCAGTCTGACCCTCGACAACGTCGCGCCGGATCTCGCACGCGAGTACCTACGGCTACATCACGATGTCTACATCGCGGCCAGGACGAAGGGGGAACGGTACCCGGCCGACCCGAATGGCGTGACCGGATTCCGCGTATCGACGCACTTCTACAATACTTTCGAGGAAGTGGAGCGCGTGTTGACAGGCCTTCGCGCCCTGGCAAGTGGCACTGCTTCCTGA
- a CDS encoding TonB-dependent receptor — MSRSLTYLFALLLALPFTAHGQTTTASVGGVVRDVSGASIPGTKVTALNLLTSFSRTTTTDESGGYLITNLPIGDYAVTAERDGFQRYTQAGISLVVGQNARVDLQLQVGSITEDVNVVVEVPDVDTRSATVGEVVDRVRIQELPLNGRNPMELAAVVPGVISVSAPAVVTNARSGPQLVVAGGRDTSNEYRFDGTSHKNLTQNTALNLPAPDALQEFRVVTSNVSAEYGRYTGGTVIAVTRSGTNQFRGTAWEYFRNDGLNGTNYFATTKPELNQNQYGFTLGGPVARNRAFFFGSYQGIQVEETRLFATATPPTAEMRAGDFSNAARKPIDPLTKLPFPNNVIPSSRFDPVSIEVMNRYVPLPNATGGRWVEQVPQPTNGNQYLGRFDYNISGSNTANIRYFRDSTELFTQNGNISPYAPNRRALTVANWAIQDTHTFSPTLLNELKLGVNRVDSKVFVLDDTQLSDLGANFPGVITPQLPTIGVTGFFNLATQDVFGEDGGIYQIGNVLRWFRGRHAISAGGEFEWTQMFNRGSSANQGVFSFDGYATGNAFADFLIGKPVSLDQASPYERLVKGWDWYTFVQDDFRVSNNLTLNVGLRYQYFQPYGAVYDRTNTFRDGQQSQVTTASPPGMVFPGDPGISRGLVAGDKNNFAPRLGAAWDPRGDGRLSIRAAYGLYYEDFRSDLWTYPAVNQPFVIREFVNNPASFQDPYAGRVNPFPYVYSPDTAKFQYPMGLFTVIAPELAMAHMHQMSFSIEHALPFKMVAKAAYVGKRADDLIRMEQRNPATYIPGQSTLANTDARRLGMPSQYTSFREITASAGARYDSMQLSLSRRMSQGLTFMSSYTLGKFRDQYSSANLGQTSQDPANPDAEWSRSDEDRRHVFNASFLYEFPFFRNSGGLAHVLLADWALSGMVSMSSGEPVNVLSGRDFSLTGVGFDRPDLVGDPVIEHSNDADMVAKYFNTAAFVANQPGQYGNAGRNLFSGPGYSATNLSLTKAFVLPGRLGKMQFRAEAFNVFNQVNFGPPEARLINANFGRILTAGEPRIMQLALRWSY, encoded by the coding sequence ATGTCGAGGTCTCTCACATACTTGTTCGCCCTGCTGTTGGCGCTTCCCTTTACGGCACATGGGCAGACGACGACCGCCAGTGTCGGTGGCGTCGTGCGCGACGTCAGCGGCGCCAGCATCCCCGGCACGAAGGTAACCGCTCTCAATCTGCTCACGTCGTTCAGCCGCACCACCACGACAGACGAATCGGGCGGCTACCTGATCACGAACCTGCCCATCGGTGACTATGCAGTGACGGCAGAGAGGGACGGCTTCCAGCGGTACACGCAGGCGGGGATCTCTCTCGTCGTCGGCCAGAACGCACGCGTCGACCTGCAACTCCAGGTAGGCAGCATCACCGAGGATGTCAACGTCGTAGTCGAGGTCCCGGACGTGGACACGAGGTCGGCCACCGTTGGCGAGGTCGTGGACCGGGTGCGCATTCAGGAGTTGCCGCTCAACGGTCGCAATCCCATGGAACTTGCGGCCGTCGTCCCCGGTGTCATCAGCGTGAGTGCTCCCGCGGTCGTGACGAACGCCAGAAGCGGTCCGCAGCTCGTGGTTGCCGGTGGCCGGGACACGTCCAACGAGTACCGCTTCGACGGCACGTCTCACAAGAACCTCACGCAGAACACGGCGCTAAATCTGCCGGCACCCGACGCGCTGCAGGAATTCCGGGTGGTCACGAGCAACGTCAGCGCTGAATATGGCCGGTACACAGGTGGCACCGTCATCGCGGTGACACGCTCCGGAACGAACCAGTTTCGCGGCACCGCCTGGGAGTACTTCCGGAACGACGGGCTGAACGGCACCAACTACTTCGCCACCACCAAGCCGGAGCTGAACCAGAACCAGTACGGCTTCACCCTTGGTGGCCCGGTCGCTCGCAACCGCGCCTTCTTTTTTGGATCGTACCAGGGCATCCAGGTGGAGGAGACGCGGCTGTTCGCAACCGCAACGCCACCCACGGCGGAAATGCGAGCAGGCGACTTCTCGAACGCCGCGCGAAAGCCGATTGATCCACTGACCAAGCTGCCGTTTCCCAACAACGTCATCCCCTCGTCTCGCTTCGATCCGGTCTCGATCGAGGTGATGAACCGGTACGTTCCGCTGCCGAACGCCACCGGCGGCCGGTGGGTGGAACAAGTCCCGCAGCCGACCAATGGCAACCAGTACCTGGGGAGATTCGACTACAACATCTCCGGCTCGAACACCGCCAACATTCGCTACTTCCGCGATTCCACAGAGTTGTTCACGCAGAACGGGAACATCTCTCCCTACGCACCGAACCGACGCGCCCTGACGGTCGCGAACTGGGCAATCCAGGACACGCACACCTTCAGTCCGACGTTGCTCAACGAACTCAAACTCGGAGTCAACCGCGTAGATTCCAAGGTGTTCGTCCTCGACGACACCCAGCTGTCTGACCTCGGCGCCAACTTCCCCGGCGTGATCACGCCGCAACTGCCAACGATTGGAGTCACCGGGTTCTTCAATCTCGCGACACAGGATGTCTTCGGCGAAGACGGCGGGATCTACCAGATCGGCAACGTTCTGCGGTGGTTCCGCGGCCGCCACGCGATCTCGGCCGGTGGCGAGTTCGAATGGACCCAGATGTTCAACCGCGGTTCGTCCGCCAATCAGGGCGTCTTCAGCTTCGACGGATACGCCACAGGCAATGCGTTTGCGGACTTCCTGATTGGCAAGCCGGTCAGCCTCGATCAGGCGAGCCCGTACGAGCGCCTCGTGAAGGGTTGGGACTGGTACACGTTTGTGCAGGATGACTTCCGCGTGTCCAACAACCTGACGCTGAACGTCGGTCTGCGCTATCAGTACTTCCAACCGTACGGCGCCGTCTACGACCGCACCAACACGTTCCGCGACGGCCAGCAGTCACAGGTCACGACCGCTTCGCCGCCAGGAATGGTGTTCCCCGGCGATCCGGGCATCAGCCGCGGTCTGGTGGCCGGTGACAAGAACAATTTCGCACCGCGCTTGGGTGCGGCGTGGGACCCGAGGGGCGATGGTCGCCTCAGCATTCGGGCTGCATACGGGTTGTATTACGAGGACTTCCGCTCGGACCTGTGGACGTACCCGGCGGTCAACCAGCCCTTCGTGATTCGGGAGTTCGTCAACAATCCGGCCAGCTTCCAGGATCCGTATGCTGGTCGCGTGAACCCGTTCCCGTACGTGTACTCGCCGGACACCGCGAAGTTCCAGTATCCGATGGGCCTGTTCACGGTCATCGCGCCGGAACTGGCGATGGCTCACATGCATCAGATGAGCTTCAGCATCGAGCACGCGCTGCCGTTCAAGATGGTGGCCAAGGCGGCCTACGTCGGGAAACGGGCCGACGACCTCATTCGGATGGAGCAGCGCAATCCTGCGACGTACATTCCCGGTCAGTCGACGCTTGCAAACACCGACGCGCGCCGACTCGGCATGCCGTCCCAGTACACCAGTTTCCGCGAGATCACGGCGAGCGCTGGGGCCAGGTACGACTCCATGCAACTGTCATTGTCGCGCCGCATGTCCCAGGGGCTGACGTTCATGTCCAGCTATACGCTCGGCAAGTTCAGGGATCAGTACTCCTCGGCCAATCTCGGCCAGACTTCACAGGACCCCGCTAATCCCGACGCCGAATGGTCGCGCTCCGATGAGGATCGTCGTCACGTGTTCAACGCGTCGTTCCTCTACGAGTTCCCTTTCTTCCGGAACTCTGGCGGCCTCGCTCACGTCCTGCTGGCCGACTGGGCGCTGTCCGGTATGGTCAGCATGTCGAGTGGCGAGCCGGTCAACGTCCTCAGCGGACGTGATTTCTCACTGACGGGCGTTGGCTTCGACCGCCCGGACCTGGTGGGAGACCCGGTGATTGAGCACTCGAACGATGCCGACATGGTTGCGAAGTACTTCAACACGGCGGCGTTCGTGGCCAATCAGCCCGGCCAGTACGGCAATGCGGGTCGGAACCTGTTCAGCGGCCCCGGGTATTCCGCTACGAACCTCTCGCTGACCAAGGCCTTCGTCCTTCCCGGCCGGCTTGGCAAGATGCAGTTCCGTGCCGAGGCGTTCAACGTGTTCAACCAGGTTAACTTCGGCCCACCCGAAGCCCGACTCATCAACGCGAACTTCGGCCGCATCCTCACGGCTGGCGAACCTCGCATCATGCAGCTTGCACTGCGCTGGAGTTACTAG